A region of uncultured Draconibacterium sp. DNA encodes the following proteins:
- a CDS encoding biopolymer transporter ExbD: MAKKIPEIPAASLADIAFMLLIFFLVTTTMDVDSGLRRKLPQWAPEQEQNDDQQINERNVFVVLVNKNNDLLVEGDYEQIENLRERAKEFMANPYNAEDLPEKEPMEIPYFGEQMVTKGVISLRNDLDTQYGTYLAVQNELVAAINELRDELAKQKFGKAYVDLDSDQQDAIKKIYPSRISEAEPKGKI, encoded by the coding sequence ATGGCTAAGAAAATACCTGAAATACCGGCAGCATCTTTAGCAGATATTGCATTTATGTTGCTGATCTTCTTCCTGGTAACAACCACGATGGACGTTGACAGCGGTCTTCGTAGAAAGCTTCCGCAATGGGCACCTGAGCAAGAACAAAATGACGATCAGCAAATTAATGAGCGGAACGTATTCGTTGTTCTTGTAAATAAAAACAATGACCTATTGGTAGAAGGAGACTACGAACAAATTGAGAATCTGCGTGAAAGGGCAAAAGAATTTATGGCGAACCCATATAATGCTGAAGATTTGCCTGAGAAAGAGCCTATGGAAATACCTTACTTCGGTGAACAAATGGTAACCAAAGGGGTAATTTCATTGCGTAACGACTTGGATACTCAGTATGGAACTTACTTAGCTGTTCAAAACGAACTGGTTGCTGCCATTAATGAATTAAGAGACGAGTTAGCAAAACAAAAGTTTGGAAAAGCTTATGTTGATCTGGATAGTGACCAACAGGACGCTATCAAAAAGATCTATCCTTCGCGAATTTCTGAAGCTGAACCAAAAGGTAAAATTTAA
- a CDS encoding asparaginase, with protein sequence MTTKTAKKTSILIIYTGGTIGMVQDPRNGALRPVKFDKIQEVVPELKKFDFIIKTITFSPALDSSNMNPISWIKIAKTIERHYNAYDGFVVLHGTDTMAYTASALSYMFENLDKPIILTGSQLPIGVIRTDGKENLITAVEIAAEKVQGECLVPEVCIYFDFKLYRGNRTLKRDAELFSAFRSVNYPALAVAGIDIKYSIEFIHYPENKGILKVNTDFDDNVVILKIFPGINQNVFNSVLNTPGLKGVVLETFGSGNVPTSRWLINAIKRAIKRGIVVLNVTQCQGGKVVMGQYQTSVELLNAGVVSAKDMTTEAAVTKLMFLLGQGLKPEEIKMYLNKSLRGEISE encoded by the coding sequence ATGACCACAAAAACTGCCAAAAAGACTTCTATATTAATAATATATACCGGAGGTACCATTGGTATGGTTCAGGATCCCAGGAATGGGGCCTTAAGACCTGTAAAGTTTGATAAAATTCAGGAAGTGGTTCCTGAGTTGAAAAAGTTCGATTTCATAATAAAGACTATCACTTTTAGCCCTGCTCTCGATTCTTCCAATATGAATCCGATTTCGTGGATTAAAATTGCAAAAACTATCGAACGACATTATAATGCATACGATGGTTTTGTTGTTTTGCACGGAACCGATACGATGGCTTATACAGCTTCGGCCTTAAGTTATATGTTCGAGAACCTGGACAAACCAATCATTTTAACCGGATCGCAACTGCCGATTGGGGTAATTCGAACCGATGGAAAAGAAAACCTGATTACGGCGGTAGAAATTGCGGCCGAAAAAGTTCAGGGAGAATGCCTTGTACCCGAAGTGTGTATTTATTTTGATTTTAAATTGTATCGCGGAAACCGTACTTTAAAGCGCGATGCCGAATTGTTTAGTGCGTTTCGTTCGGTGAATTATCCAGCCTTGGCTGTGGCCGGAATCGACATAAAATATAGTATCGAATTTATTCATTATCCTGAGAATAAGGGGATTTTAAAAGTAAATACCGATTTTGATGACAATGTAGTTATCCTGAAAATATTTCCCGGGATTAACCAGAACGTTTTTAATTCAGTGCTAAATACTCCCGGCTTAAAAGGTGTTGTGCTTGAGACTTTTGGCTCCGGCAATGTGCCTACGTCACGTTGGCTGATTAATGCCATTAAGCGAGCCATTAAACGTGGCATTGTGGTATTAAATGTTACGCAATGCCAGGGAGGAAAGGTGGTTATGGGGCAGTATCAAACAAGTGTTGAGTTACTTAATGCAGGTGTAGTTTCCGCAAAAGATATGACCACTGAAGCGGCAGTTACAAAGCTGATGTTTTTGCTTGGGCAAGGCCTTAAACCTGAAGAAATCAAAATGTACCTCAATAAAAGTCTGCGCGGGGAAATTAGTGAATAG
- a CDS encoding MotA/TolQ/ExbB proton channel family protein produces MKRLFALIAVFGMLFFMASNVALAQEEEAAATETATEQVEQTSAAIAEEDAAAAAEEGKSLHSQMKQKFIEGDPAFMSFVLVALILGLAFAIERVLYLNLATSNTKKLLANVEEALESGGVEAAKEVCRTTRGPVASIFYQGLDRFDHGIDVVEKTVISYGGVQAGLLEKGLSWIALFIALAPMLGFMGTVIGMIGAFDAIEVAGDISPSLVAGGIKVALITTVSGLVVAIILQIFYNYCVAKIDSIINNMEDASISLLDLLVKHNMKK; encoded by the coding sequence ATGAAAAGACTATTCGCGTTAATAGCCGTATTTGGGATGCTGTTTTTTATGGCATCGAATGTAGCGCTTGCTCAAGAGGAAGAAGCAGCTGCCACAGAAACTGCTACTGAACAAGTAGAGCAAACATCTGCTGCAATAGCTGAAGAAGATGCTGCTGCCGCTGCAGAAGAAGGAAAATCACTTCACAGTCAGATGAAACAAAAATTTATTGAAGGTGACCCTGCTTTCATGAGCTTCGTATTGGTAGCACTTATTTTAGGTCTTGCCTTTGCAATTGAAAGAGTTCTTTACCTTAACCTTGCAACCAGCAATACTAAAAAACTGTTGGCTAATGTTGAAGAAGCATTAGAAAGTGGTGGCGTAGAGGCTGCAAAAGAAGTATGTCGTACTACTCGCGGACCGGTAGCTAGTATTTTCTACCAGGGACTTGATCGTTTCGATCATGGTATCGATGTAGTTGAAAAAACAGTTATTTCTTACGGTGGCGTTCAAGCCGGTCTTTTGGAAAAAGGATTAAGCTGGATCGCACTTTTTATCGCTTTGGCTCCGATGCTTGGTTTCATGGGTACTGTAATCGGTATGATTGGTGCTTTCGATGCTATTGAGGTAGCAGGTGACATTAGCCCTTCTCTTGTGGCTGGTGGTATTAAAGTTGCTTTGATTACAACTGTATCAGGTCTTGTAGTTGCTATTATTCTTCAGATTTTCTACAACTATTGTGTAGCTAAAATCGATAGCATCATTAACAACATGGAAGATGCTTCTATCTCGTTGTTAGACTTGTTGGTAAAACATAACATGAAAAAATAA
- a CDS encoding TatD family hydrolase — translation MLIDTHSHIYSEDFIHDRDEALRRADESGIKKIILPNIDSGSIKHMLDLAGAYPNLCFPLIGLHPTSVEEDYEEELEAIEYWLQRRKFYGIGEIGIDLYWESKYEQEQKEAFRYQIRLAKKLDLPIVVHVRKSFDQTYEIVKEEQDGTLRGIFHCFSGTVEEAQKITELGFLLGIGGVVTFKNSDLDEVIKEIDPHHLVLETDSPYLAPVPKRGKRNESSYLIHVAQKVADVYRLPLTRIAEITTTNARNLFGI, via the coding sequence ATGTTAATAGATACACATTCTCATATATATTCAGAAGATTTTATTCACGATCGGGACGAAGCATTAAGGCGGGCTGATGAGAGTGGAATCAAAAAGATTATTCTTCCGAACATTGATTCCGGCTCGATAAAACATATGCTTGATTTAGCAGGTGCTTATCCAAATTTATGCTTTCCGCTTATTGGTTTGCATCCAACTTCGGTAGAAGAAGACTACGAAGAGGAGTTGGAGGCCATTGAATACTGGTTGCAACGACGGAAATTCTATGGAATTGGAGAGATCGGCATCGATTTATATTGGGAAAGCAAATATGAACAGGAACAAAAAGAGGCTTTCCGTTATCAGATACGTTTGGCAAAAAAGCTGGACTTGCCCATTGTCGTACACGTGCGCAAGTCTTTCGATCAGACCTACGAAATTGTAAAGGAAGAGCAAGACGGAACGTTGCGTGGAATCTTTCATTGTTTTAGCGGAACGGTGGAGGAAGCACAAAAAATTACAGAACTGGGATTCTTACTTGGAATTGGTGGGGTCGTTACGTTTAAAAACAGCGATCTTGACGAAGTAATCAAAGAAATCGATCCGCATCATCTTGTTCTCGAAACCGATTCGCCTTACCTGGCACCGGTTCCAAAAAGGGGTAAACGCAACGAGAGTTCTTATCTTATTCATGTAGCACAGAAAGTGGCTGACGTATACCGCTTACCGCTTACTCGTATTGCCGAAATTACCACCACCAATGCCCGTAATTTATTTGGAATTTAA
- a CDS encoding biopolymer transporter ExbD → MSKFRKDDGKELPPISTASLPDIVFMLLFFFMVSTTMREVTLKVKMRIPEATELSKLEKKSLVSYIYIGEPLPAFQKTFGKAPRIQLNDQFASVDEVQDFVIAEREARDEAEQPFMVTSLKIDENTRMSIVGDVKQELRKSAALNINYSSRKKAER, encoded by the coding sequence ATGAGCAAGTTTAGAAAAGATGACGGTAAGGAATTACCTCCTATTTCGACGGCCTCGTTGCCTGACATTGTGTTCATGCTTCTGTTCTTCTTTATGGTTAGTACAACAATGCGTGAGGTAACACTAAAGGTAAAAATGCGTATTCCGGAAGCTACTGAATTGAGTAAGCTGGAAAAGAAATCTTTAGTAAGTTACATTTATATTGGTGAACCTCTTCCGGCGTTCCAAAAAACGTTTGGTAAGGCACCACGTATTCAGTTGAACGATCAATTCGCATCAGTTGACGAAGTCCAGGATTTCGTTATTGCTGAACGCGAAGCCAGAGATGAGGCTGAACAACCATTTATGGTTACTTCGTTGAAAATTGATGAGAATACAAGAATGAGTATTGTAGGTGATGTAAAGCAGGAGCTGCGTAAATCAGCTGCACTGAACATTAACTACTCGTCAAGAAAGAAAGCTGAAAGATAA